The Daucus carota subsp. sativus chromosome 9, DH1 v3.0, whole genome shotgun sequence genome window below encodes:
- the LOC135149216 gene encoding pyrophosphate-energized vacuolar membrane proton pump 1-like isoform X4: MIDVADSCQTRAATNVFFDLALGYKSIIIPIFAIAIGIFISFSFAAMYGIVVAALGLLSTIATGLAMMHMIPLVTMLVAFRLLERYVYIFFCYQVVCIVLIQIGGDVLVLNNDNESVGKVALKMVEELRRQFYVVPGAFVMLTSPISVLAGALVSGVQIATSNTSGAWDNAKKYVEIFYFYCHLDNCLLCFSRNLMVSRKRSLLSFYSFTC; encoded by the exons ATGATTGATGTTGCTGATTCCTGCCAAACTAGAGCAGCTACTAATGTTTTTTTTGATCTTGCGTTGGGATATAAGTCTATTATCATTCCTATCTTTGCCATTGCAATTGGCATTTTCATCAGTTTTAGTTTTGCTGCTATGTATGGTATTGTGGTAGCTGCACTTGGATTGCTCAGCACTATTGCTACAGGGTTAGCCATGATGCATATGATCCCATTAGTGACGATGCTGGTGGCATTCCGACTATTGGAaaggtatgtatatatatttttctgttatCAAGTAGTTTGTATAGTTCTTATCCAAATTGGTGGGGACGTACTAGTTCTCAACAATGACAATGAAAGTGTTGGCAAGGTAGCTCTTAAGATGGTTGAAGAACTGCGTAGACAATTTTACGTAGTCCCTGGTGCTTTTGTAATGCTTACATCCCCCATTAGTGTCCTTGCTGGAGCACTTGTGTCTGGTGTACAG ATTGCTACCTCCAACACTAGTGGTGCATGGGATAATGCCAAGAAGTACGTTGAG ATTTTTTACTTCTACTGCCACCTGGATAATTGCTTGTTGTGTTTCTCTCGCAACTTGATGGTCAGCAGGAAGAGAAGTCTGCTCAGCTTCTACAGCTTCACGTGCTAA
- the LOC135149216 gene encoding pyrophosphate-energized vacuolar membrane proton pump 1-like isoform X2, producing MIDVADSCQTRAATNVFFDLALGYKSIIIPIFAIAIGIFISFSFAAMYGIVVAALGLLSTIATGLAMMHMIPLVTMLVAFRLLERYVYIFFCYQVVCIVLIQIGGDVLVLNNDNESVGKVALKMVEELRRQFYVVPGAFVMLTSPISVLAGALVSGVQYLVQIATSNTSGAWDNAKKYVEIFYFYCHLDNCLLCFSRNLMVSRKRSLLSFYSFTC from the exons ATGATTGATGTTGCTGATTCCTGCCAAACTAGAGCAGCTACTAATGTTTTTTTTGATCTTGCGTTGGGATATAAGTCTATTATCATTCCTATCTTTGCCATTGCAATTGGCATTTTCATCAGTTTTAGTTTTGCTGCTATGTATGGTATTGTGGTAGCTGCACTTGGATTGCTCAGCACTATTGCTACAGGGTTAGCCATGATGCATATGATCCCATTAGTGACGATGCTGGTGGCATTCCGACTATTGGAaaggtatgtatatatatttttctgttatCAAGTAGTTTGTATAGTTCTTATCCAAATTGGTGGGGACGTACTAGTTCTCAACAATGACAATGAAAGTGTTGGCAAGGTAGCTCTTAAGATGGTTGAAGAACTGCGTAGACAATTTTACGTAGTCCCTGGTGCTTTTGTAATGCTTACATCCCCCATTAGTGTCCTTGCTGGAGCACTTGTGTCTGGTGTACAG TATCTTGTGCAGATTGCTACCTCCAACACTAGTGGTGCATGGGATAATGCCAAGAAGTACGTTGAG ATTTTTTACTTCTACTGCCACCTGGATAATTGCTTGTTGTGTTTCTCTCGCAACTTGATGGTCAGCAGGAAGAGAAGTCTGCTCAGCTTCTACAGCTTCACGTGCTAA
- the LOC135149216 gene encoding pyrophosphate-energized vacuolar membrane proton pump 1-like isoform X6 codes for MIDVADSCQTRAATNVFFDLALGYKSIIIPIFAIAIGIFISFSFAAMYGIVVAALGLLSTIATGLAMMHMIPLVTMLVAFRLLERYVYIFFCYQVVCIVLIQIGGDVLVLNNDNESVGKVALKMVEELRRQFYVVPGAFVMLTSPISVLAGALVSGVQIATSNTSGAWDNAKKFFTSTATWIIACCVSLAT; via the exons ATGATTGATGTTGCTGATTCCTGCCAAACTAGAGCAGCTACTAATGTTTTTTTTGATCTTGCGTTGGGATATAAGTCTATTATCATTCCTATCTTTGCCATTGCAATTGGCATTTTCATCAGTTTTAGTTTTGCTGCTATGTATGGTATTGTGGTAGCTGCACTTGGATTGCTCAGCACTATTGCTACAGGGTTAGCCATGATGCATATGATCCCATTAGTGACGATGCTGGTGGCATTCCGACTATTGGAaaggtatgtatatatatttttctgttatCAAGTAGTTTGTATAGTTCTTATCCAAATTGGTGGGGACGTACTAGTTCTCAACAATGACAATGAAAGTGTTGGCAAGGTAGCTCTTAAGATGGTTGAAGAACTGCGTAGACAATTTTACGTAGTCCCTGGTGCTTTTGTAATGCTTACATCCCCCATTAGTGTCCTTGCTGGAGCACTTGTGTCTGGTGTACAG ATTGCTACCTCCAACACTAGTGGTGCATGGGATAATGCCAAGAA ATTTTTTACTTCTACTGCCACCTGGATAATTGCTTGTTGTGTTTCTCTCGCAACTTGA
- the LOC135149216 gene encoding pyrophosphate-energized vacuolar membrane proton pump 1-like isoform X5, translated as MIDVADSCQTRAATNVFFDLALGYKSIIIPIFAIAIGIFISFSFAAMYGIVVAALGLLSTIATGLAMMHMIPLVTMLVAFRLLERYVYIFFCYQVVCIVLIQIGGDVLVLNNDNESVGKVALKMVEELRRQFYVVPGAFVMLTSPISVLAGALVSGVQYLVQIATSNTSGAWDNAKKFFTSTATWIIACCVSLAT; from the exons ATGATTGATGTTGCTGATTCCTGCCAAACTAGAGCAGCTACTAATGTTTTTTTTGATCTTGCGTTGGGATATAAGTCTATTATCATTCCTATCTTTGCCATTGCAATTGGCATTTTCATCAGTTTTAGTTTTGCTGCTATGTATGGTATTGTGGTAGCTGCACTTGGATTGCTCAGCACTATTGCTACAGGGTTAGCCATGATGCATATGATCCCATTAGTGACGATGCTGGTGGCATTCCGACTATTGGAaaggtatgtatatatatttttctgttatCAAGTAGTTTGTATAGTTCTTATCCAAATTGGTGGGGACGTACTAGTTCTCAACAATGACAATGAAAGTGTTGGCAAGGTAGCTCTTAAGATGGTTGAAGAACTGCGTAGACAATTTTACGTAGTCCCTGGTGCTTTTGTAATGCTTACATCCCCCATTAGTGTCCTTGCTGGAGCACTTGTGTCTGGTGTACAG TATCTTGTGCAGATTGCTACCTCCAACACTAGTGGTGCATGGGATAATGCCAAGAA ATTTTTTACTTCTACTGCCACCTGGATAATTGCTTGTTGTGTTTCTCTCGCAACTTGA
- the LOC135149216 gene encoding pyrophosphate-energized vacuolar membrane proton pump 1-like isoform X3, with protein sequence MIDVADSCQTRAATNVFFDLALGYKSIIIPIFAIAIGIFISFSFAAMYGIVVAALGLLSTIATGLAMMHMIPLVTMLVAFRLLERYVYIFFCYQVVCIVLIQIGGDVLVLNNDNESVGKVALKMVEELRRQFYVVPGAFVMLTSPISVLAGALVSGVQIATSNTSGAWDNAKKYVEVHPLVLHFLNFYWNRLQIWIKCCLKPNGNINCSFSN encoded by the exons ATGATTGATGTTGCTGATTCCTGCCAAACTAGAGCAGCTACTAATGTTTTTTTTGATCTTGCGTTGGGATATAAGTCTATTATCATTCCTATCTTTGCCATTGCAATTGGCATTTTCATCAGTTTTAGTTTTGCTGCTATGTATGGTATTGTGGTAGCTGCACTTGGATTGCTCAGCACTATTGCTACAGGGTTAGCCATGATGCATATGATCCCATTAGTGACGATGCTGGTGGCATTCCGACTATTGGAaaggtatgtatatatatttttctgttatCAAGTAGTTTGTATAGTTCTTATCCAAATTGGTGGGGACGTACTAGTTCTCAACAATGACAATGAAAGTGTTGGCAAGGTAGCTCTTAAGATGGTTGAAGAACTGCGTAGACAATTTTACGTAGTCCCTGGTGCTTTTGTAATGCTTACATCCCCCATTAGTGTCCTTGCTGGAGCACTTGTGTCTGGTGTACAG ATTGCTACCTCCAACACTAGTGGTGCATGGGATAATGCCAAGAAGTACGTTGAG GTACATCCTTTGGTACTTCACTTTCTGAATTTTTATTGGAATAGACTTCAAATTTGGATAAAATGTTGCCTAAAACCCAATGGCAACATAAATTGCAGTTTTAGCAACTGA
- the LOC135149216 gene encoding pyrophosphate-energized vacuolar membrane proton pump 1-like isoform X1 gives MIDVADSCQTRAATNVFFDLALGYKSIIIPIFAIAIGIFISFSFAAMYGIVVAALGLLSTIATGLAMMHMIPLVTMLVAFRLLERYVYIFFCYQVVCIVLIQIGGDVLVLNNDNESVGKVALKMVEELRRQFYVVPGAFVMLTSPISVLAGALVSGVQYLVQIATSNTSGAWDNAKKYVEVHPLVLHFLNFYWNRLQIWIKCCLKPNGNINCSFSN, from the exons ATGATTGATGTTGCTGATTCCTGCCAAACTAGAGCAGCTACTAATGTTTTTTTTGATCTTGCGTTGGGATATAAGTCTATTATCATTCCTATCTTTGCCATTGCAATTGGCATTTTCATCAGTTTTAGTTTTGCTGCTATGTATGGTATTGTGGTAGCTGCACTTGGATTGCTCAGCACTATTGCTACAGGGTTAGCCATGATGCATATGATCCCATTAGTGACGATGCTGGTGGCATTCCGACTATTGGAaaggtatgtatatatatttttctgttatCAAGTAGTTTGTATAGTTCTTATCCAAATTGGTGGGGACGTACTAGTTCTCAACAATGACAATGAAAGTGTTGGCAAGGTAGCTCTTAAGATGGTTGAAGAACTGCGTAGACAATTTTACGTAGTCCCTGGTGCTTTTGTAATGCTTACATCCCCCATTAGTGTCCTTGCTGGAGCACTTGTGTCTGGTGTACAG TATCTTGTGCAGATTGCTACCTCCAACACTAGTGGTGCATGGGATAATGCCAAGAAGTACGTTGAG GTACATCCTTTGGTACTTCACTTTCTGAATTTTTATTGGAATAGACTTCAAATTTGGATAAAATGTTGCCTAAAACCCAATGGCAACATAAATTGCAGTTTTAGCAACTGA
- the LOC135149216 gene encoding pyrophosphate-energized vacuolar membrane proton pump 1-like isoform X8, which translates to MIDVADSCQTRAATNVFFDLALGYKSIIIPIFAIAIGIFISFSFAAMYGIVVAALGLLSTIATGLAMMHMIPLVTMLVAFRLLERYVYIFFCYQVVCIVLIQIGGDVLVLNNDNESVGKVALKMVEELRRQFYVVPGAFVMLTSPISVLAGALVSGVQIATSNTSGAWDNAKKYILWYFTF; encoded by the exons ATGATTGATGTTGCTGATTCCTGCCAAACTAGAGCAGCTACTAATGTTTTTTTTGATCTTGCGTTGGGATATAAGTCTATTATCATTCCTATCTTTGCCATTGCAATTGGCATTTTCATCAGTTTTAGTTTTGCTGCTATGTATGGTATTGTGGTAGCTGCACTTGGATTGCTCAGCACTATTGCTACAGGGTTAGCCATGATGCATATGATCCCATTAGTGACGATGCTGGTGGCATTCCGACTATTGGAaaggtatgtatatatatttttctgttatCAAGTAGTTTGTATAGTTCTTATCCAAATTGGTGGGGACGTACTAGTTCTCAACAATGACAATGAAAGTGTTGGCAAGGTAGCTCTTAAGATGGTTGAAGAACTGCGTAGACAATTTTACGTAGTCCCTGGTGCTTTTGTAATGCTTACATCCCCCATTAGTGTCCTTGCTGGAGCACTTGTGTCTGGTGTACAG ATTGCTACCTCCAACACTAGTGGTGCATGGGATAATGCCAAGAA GTACATCCTTTGGTACTTCACTTTCTGA
- the LOC135149216 gene encoding pyrophosphate-energized vacuolar membrane proton pump 1-like isoform X7: protein MIDVADSCQTRAATNVFFDLALGYKSIIIPIFAIAIGIFISFSFAAMYGIVVAALGLLSTIATGLAMMHMIPLVTMLVAFRLLERYVYIFFCYQVVCIVLIQIGGDVLVLNNDNESVGKVALKMVEELRRQFYVVPGAFVMLTSPISVLAGALVSGVQYLVQIATSNTSGAWDNAKKYILWYFTF, encoded by the exons ATGATTGATGTTGCTGATTCCTGCCAAACTAGAGCAGCTACTAATGTTTTTTTTGATCTTGCGTTGGGATATAAGTCTATTATCATTCCTATCTTTGCCATTGCAATTGGCATTTTCATCAGTTTTAGTTTTGCTGCTATGTATGGTATTGTGGTAGCTGCACTTGGATTGCTCAGCACTATTGCTACAGGGTTAGCCATGATGCATATGATCCCATTAGTGACGATGCTGGTGGCATTCCGACTATTGGAaaggtatgtatatatatttttctgttatCAAGTAGTTTGTATAGTTCTTATCCAAATTGGTGGGGACGTACTAGTTCTCAACAATGACAATGAAAGTGTTGGCAAGGTAGCTCTTAAGATGGTTGAAGAACTGCGTAGACAATTTTACGTAGTCCCTGGTGCTTTTGTAATGCTTACATCCCCCATTAGTGTCCTTGCTGGAGCACTTGTGTCTGGTGTACAG TATCTTGTGCAGATTGCTACCTCCAACACTAGTGGTGCATGGGATAATGCCAAGAA GTACATCCTTTGGTACTTCACTTTCTGA